A genome region from Pseudomonas pergaminensis includes the following:
- a CDS encoding DUF72 domain-containing protein has translation MVGCAGWSLPREYWPAFAGEGTHLQRYASRFNAVEINSSFYRPHQAKTYARWAQSVPSGFRFSVKMPKRITHELRLQGCEVALDEFLGQCQHLGAQLGCLLVQLPPSLSFEPGVVSAFFTALRERFAGAVVLEPRHASWLAAEELLQGLQIGRVAADPPVIESGDAPAGWQGVRYWRLHGSPRIYHSAYGPERVQAYARVLSASVEEGIPTWCIFDNTASGLATPDALSLLDLYPQHFQP, from the coding sequence ATGGTGGGCTGTGCCGGTTGGAGTTTGCCGCGTGAATACTGGCCGGCGTTTGCCGGCGAGGGCACGCATTTGCAGCGTTATGCGTCGCGCTTCAATGCGGTGGAAATCAACAGCTCGTTCTATCGCCCGCACCAGGCGAAGACGTATGCGCGGTGGGCGCAATCGGTGCCGTCCGGCTTTCGTTTTTCGGTCAAGATGCCTAAGCGCATCACCCATGAATTACGCCTGCAAGGCTGCGAGGTCGCACTCGATGAGTTTCTCGGGCAATGCCAGCACTTGGGCGCGCAACTGGGCTGTCTGCTGGTGCAATTGCCGCCTTCGCTGAGCTTTGAACCGGGCGTGGTCAGCGCATTTTTCACAGCACTGCGCGAGCGTTTCGCGGGTGCTGTGGTGCTGGAGCCACGGCACGCGAGTTGGCTTGCTGCCGAGGAATTATTGCAGGGCCTGCAGATAGGGCGAGTAGCGGCCGACCCGCCAGTGATCGAATCGGGCGATGCCCCGGCCGGTTGGCAGGGCGTGCGTTACTGGCGTCTGCATGGATCGCCGCGTATCTATCACAGTGCCTACGGGCCTGAACGGGTCCAGGCGTATGCGCGTGTGTTGAGCGCCTCTGTGGAAGAGGGCATTCCCACCTGGTGCATCTTCGATAACACCGCCAGCGGCCTGGCTACCCCCGACGCGCTGTCGCTACTCGACCTCTACCCGCAGCACTTCCAACCCTAG
- a CDS encoding type 1 glutamine amidotransferase domain-containing protein produces the protein MSSHLNGKKILVITSNTGIERDELLKPLEALRGYGATVTHGSSKGGTTQTFVGDTEKDLTVESDAKLSELSGADFDALVIPGGTVNADTLRQDAAALKLINEFVQAGKTVAAICHGPWALIDAGVIKGKTLTSYKSVRIDLENAGAAGWVDAEVKQCKANGWTLITSRTPDDLPAFNEAIAKTLAG, from the coding sequence ATGAGTTCACACCTCAACGGCAAGAAGATTCTGGTCATCACTTCCAACACCGGCATCGAGCGCGATGAACTGCTCAAGCCCCTGGAAGCACTGCGCGGTTATGGCGCAACCGTGACCCACGGTTCCAGCAAAGGCGGCACCACCCAGACCTTCGTCGGCGACACCGAGAAGGACCTGACGGTGGAGTCCGACGCGAAGCTGTCCGAGCTTTCCGGCGCCGATTTCGATGCGCTGGTCATTCCCGGCGGCACCGTCAATGCCGACACGTTGCGCCAGGATGCGGCCGCGCTGAAGCTGATCAACGAATTCGTGCAGGCGGGCAAAACCGTGGCAGCGATCTGTCACGGCCCATGGGCGCTGATCGATGCCGGCGTGATCAAGGGCAAAACCCTCACCTCCTACAAAAGCGTGCGGATTGACCTGGAAAACGCCGGCGCCGCCGGATGGGTCGACGCCGAGGTCAAGCAGTGCAAGGCCAATGGCTGGACCTTGATTACCTCGCGCACCCCGGATGATCTGCCAGCCTTCAATGAAGCCATCGCCAAGACTCTGGCAGGCTGA
- a CDS encoding PLDc N-terminal domain-containing protein has translation MEIQYVWIGLAVILLLLELWAINVVLRSTGGWETKGLWLVVLIFVPLLGLIAWAMFGPKREMPEQRKS, from the coding sequence ATGGAAATTCAATATGTCTGGATCGGCTTGGCGGTGATTCTGCTGCTACTGGAATTGTGGGCGATCAATGTCGTGCTGCGTAGTACGGGGGGCTGGGAAACAAAAGGATTGTGGTTGGTGGTGCTTATTTTTGTACCGCTACTGGGCCTGATTGCCTGGGCGATGTTCGGGCCGAAACGCGAGATGCCGGAACAGCGTAAAAGCTGA
- a CDS encoding DNA methylase, translated as MARSITASELGIELKPDDDSGLFKWFIASFLMGKRIQAPIAAQAYKVIVEEQGRDTARKLQHCTSRELVAMLGRAHYVRYDETTAQRLLDLSAKLNAEYAGKITHMRSASESREAFEKRLGEFDGVGPKTIEIFMRDAAKVLF; from the coding sequence ATGGCCCGATCCATCACCGCGTCAGAGTTGGGCATCGAACTCAAGCCCGATGATGACAGTGGCCTGTTCAAGTGGTTTATCGCCAGCTTCCTCATGGGCAAGCGTATCCAGGCACCAATTGCCGCGCAGGCCTACAAGGTGATCGTGGAAGAGCAGGGTCGCGACACCGCGCGCAAGCTGCAGCACTGCACATCGCGTGAGTTGGTGGCCATGCTCGGACGCGCGCACTACGTGCGCTATGACGAAACCACCGCGCAACGTTTGCTCGACCTCAGCGCCAAGTTGAACGCCGAGTACGCCGGCAAGATCACCCACATGCGCAGTGCCAGCGAAAGCCGTGAAGCCTTCGAAAAACGCCTCGGCGAATTCGACGGTGTGGGCCCCAAGACCATCGAGATTTTCATGCGCGATGCCGCCAAGGTGCTGTTTTGA
- a CDS encoding hemerythrin domain-containing protein: MNAIDLLKADHERVKALLTQLSESTERGVKKRTELLAKLEAEISLHTKLEEEILYPAFRKAGGKEQDIMYHEAKEEHRTVDSLVLPDLKQTEPSTTEFSGRVKVVKELLEHHIEEEETEMFPQAKKLLGKALLEELGAEMEAMKAAHKKLQSTKPMAA; the protein is encoded by the coding sequence ATGAATGCCATTGACCTGCTCAAAGCTGACCACGAACGCGTAAAGGCCCTGCTGACTCAGTTGAGTGAGTCCACCGAGCGTGGGGTAAAAAAACGTACTGAGCTGTTGGCCAAGCTGGAAGCGGAAATCAGCCTGCACACTAAACTGGAAGAAGAAATCCTCTACCCGGCGTTCAGGAAGGCCGGTGGCAAGGAACAGGACATCATGTACCACGAAGCCAAGGAAGAGCACCGCACGGTTGACTCCCTGGTGCTGCCGGACCTGAAACAGACCGAGCCCTCGACCACGGAGTTTTCCGGTCGCGTCAAAGTGGTCAAGGAGTTGCTGGAGCACCACATCGAAGAAGAAGAAACCGAGATGTTCCCGCAGGCTAAAAAGCTGCTGGGCAAAGCACTGCTTGAAGAATTGGGCGCTGAAATGGAAGCGATGAAAGCAGCGCATAAAAAATTGCAGTCGACCAAGCCAATGGCGGCTTGA